The Proteiniborus sp. DW1 DNA window CTATTGTTGATAGAAAAGAAGCAATAGAATATGCAATTAAGAATAGTAAGCCTAAAGATATTATTTTATTAGCAGGCAAAGGTCATGAAACATACACGATTATTGGCGATAAAGTATTAAATTTTGACGAAAGAGAAATTGTCAAAGAAGCATTAAAAAAATTATAATGAACTTTTAGATAAATGAATTAAATTTGCATTTGGAGGAGAAGTAATATGTCAAACTACAAAGATATTATTAGAGTAATAGTTATATCCTTTACTATAACCTTGCTTTTAGGTCCTATTTTAATACCTATTCTTAGAAGATTGAAGGTAGGACAAAGCATTAGAGAAGAAGGACCAAAAACTCACTATAAAAAAAGCGGGACACCTACTATGGGGGGTATTATAATAGTAGGTGCCCTGTTAATCACAACTATATCATCTGGAATGCTTAACAGGGACATGATAGTACTATTATTATTCACTGTTGGATTTGGCCTTATAGGTTTTATTGATGATTTTATTAAGGTAGTGCTTAAAAGGTCTCTTGGGTTGAGAGCATATCAAAAGCTTATAGGACAGGTTATTCTAGCAATTATTCTAGCACTTTATACATCGAAGTACTCAGCCTATGGAACTGAAATCATTGTACCATTTTTAAATACTACGTTTGATTTAGGACGACTTTACATTCCATTCATTGTAGTAGTAGTGTTAGGCACAGTAAATGCAGTTAATTTTACTGATGGACTTGATGGTTTAGCATCTGGAGTCACATTAATTGTATTATCATTTTTTAGCTTAGTTTCACTAGATGCTGGTATGAACAGTATAGCTATTTTCTCAGCTGCTTTATCTGGAGCATGCCTTGGATTTTTAAGGCACAATTCATATCCTGCAAAAGTATTTATGGGGGATACAGGCTCTATGGCACTAGGAGGAGCTGTTTCAGCAATAGCAGTACTATTAAATCTACCACTTATCATACCTATAGTTGGAGGAATATACTTTGCTGAGATAGTATCTGTTATGATTCAAGTAACTTCATATAAGCTTACTAGAAGGAGAGTCTTTTTAATGACTCCAATTCATCATCATTTTGAGCAAAAAGGTTGGAAGGAGACAAAAGTAGTTCTAGTTTTTTGGACAGTCACAGTAGTATTATGTTTAATAGGAATATATAGTTTAAGTTAATCTAATAGGAGCAGGTGAATAAAATGGAATTAAAAGGTAAAAATGTTTTAATATTAGGTCTAGCTGTAAGTGGAGTATCTACAGCTAAAGCGTTAAATAAACTAGGTTCAAAAATAACTGTAACTGATATGAAAACAGAAGAGGAACTAAAGGAACAATTATTAGAACTGAAAGATATAGATATATGCTTTGTGCTAGGAAGCAATAATGTAGATTTAAGTGAAATTGATTTAATAATAAAAAGTCCTGGTATACCTCTTGATATACCTATAATAAAATCAGCTTTAGATAACAATATTGAAGTAGTTACTGACATAGAATTGGCTTATAGAATTTCTAAAAATAAATTCATCGCTATAACAGGTACTAATGGTAAAACTACTACAACAGCCTTAACTGGGAATATGATGAATAAAGCTGGACTTAAAAATCATGTTACAGGAAATATTGGTGTAGGCATATTATGGGAGGCTGTAAATGCAGATGAAAAAGATATTTTTGTTATTGAAGCAAGTAGCTTTCAATTAGAAAGCACTAAATACTTTAAACCCAATATAAGTCTGATAACAAACATTACTCCTGACCATTTGAATTGGCATAAAACATTTGATAATTATGTTGAGGCAAAGAAAAAAATATTAAAAAATCAAGGAGAAGATGACTATACTATACTAAATTATGACGACTTATTACTCAGAAAAATGGGGAAGGATATAAAATCAAACCTGATATATTTTAGTGCCGATAATAAACTAGAAAAAGGTGTCTATATCTATGACTATCAGATCATTATAAATGATGGGAAGAAAATTATTAAGGTAATGGATAGTAGAG harbors:
- the mraY gene encoding phospho-N-acetylmuramoyl-pentapeptide-transferase, producing MSNYKDIIRVIVISFTITLLLGPILIPILRRLKVGQSIREEGPKTHYKKSGTPTMGGIIIVGALLITTISSGMLNRDMIVLLLFTVGFGLIGFIDDFIKVVLKRSLGLRAYQKLIGQVILAIILALYTSKYSAYGTEIIVPFLNTTFDLGRLYIPFIVVVVLGTVNAVNFTDGLDGLASGVTLIVLSFFSLVSLDAGMNSIAIFSAALSGACLGFLRHNSYPAKVFMGDTGSMALGGAVSAIAVLLNLPLIIPIVGGIYFAEIVSVMIQVTSYKLTRRRVFLMTPIHHHFEQKGWKETKVVLVFWTVTVVLCLIGIYSLS
- the murD gene encoding UDP-N-acetylmuramoyl-L-alanine--D-glutamate ligase, which gives rise to MELKGKNVLILGLAVSGVSTAKALNKLGSKITVTDMKTEEELKEQLLELKDIDICFVLGSNNVDLSEIDLIIKSPGIPLDIPIIKSALDNNIEVVTDIELAYRISKNKFIAITGTNGKTTTTALTGNMMNKAGLKNHVTGNIGVGILWEAVNADEKDIFVIEASSFQLESTKYFKPNISLITNITPDHLNWHKTFDNYVEAKKKILKNQGEDDYTILNYDDLLLRKMGKDIKSNLIYFSADNKLEKGVYIYDYQIIINDGKKIIKVMDSRDIRIPGKHNLSNALAAVSVGWAMGIETEVIASSLREFEGVEHRIEFVDNISGVKFYNDSKGTNPDSSIKAIEAINKPIILIAGGMDKGSDFGEFIDSFNDKVKALVLLGETKEKIKDAAISKEFNNIYIVSSIEEAVNKSFELAVPNDNVLLSPACASWDMFKSYEERGRIFKQAVKNLRED